The region GGTGAAGCGGCCGTGCTCGCAGCCCGCGTCGGTGTACGCGAACGCCGCGGCGAGGTCGTCGCCGAACTGGACGCGGATCTCGTGCACCGGGTCGGGGTCGGCGGCCGCGGTCGCGGCGCGCTGCAGGGCGAGGTGGAGCAGGTCGATGGACGCGGCGTCGTGGACCTGGTCCCAGCCTTCGGCGAGCAGCTGCTCGTGGGTCGGCACGGCGGCGTGCTGCCAGGTGACGGCGTCCGGCGGTACCTGCTTGGTCTTGGGCCTGGTGTGCTGCCGGGCCAGGCATTCGTCCAGCGGGGTGCGGCACACGATCGCCACCGTGGGCACGCCGAAAAGTCCGCGCGCGCCGCAGAAGGTCCATGCGCACGGGGGTGTCGGTGTTGGTGGAGTCCACCACCACCGACAAGCCGCGCTCCAGGCGGGCGTCCAGCAGCACGCGGAAGGCGGCGACGGCGGCCGGGGTCGCGGACTGCTCACCGGGCGAGCCGGCCGCCAGGGCGCGCAGGGCGTCAAGCTCCAGCCGCCAGCTGGCGGGGAACGCCTTCGCAGCCGTCGACTTGCCGCTGCCGGCGGCGCCGACCATCGCGATCAAAGCCGGTTCGGGGAAGTGCACGGGAATTCTCCTTGGGAACGAGAAACGGCCCGCCGGGATGGCGGGCCGTGCGGGGTGCGGTGCTGTCAGCGGGTGCGGCCGGTCTTCTGCAGTTCCTGCGCGTGGCACAGGACGGGCGCGATCAGCGGGCTGATGCCCTTGACGGTCCAGCGGCCGCCGGTGAGCGGCCCGGGGGCGACGTCGTCCACGATGACGCCCGTGCGTCCGGCGGCGCGGGGGTCGTCCGCGCAGGAGGTGATGAGCACTTCGTCGCCTGCGGTGAACACGGCGGTGTCTCCTTCGGTCATGCGGCCAGGTGGTGGCCGGTGCGCGGGAGCGTGTAGTGGGTGGGGTCCGCTGGGACGTCGTCGTGACAGGGCACGCACATCCCGAGGGTTCTCAGAGGCAGGCAGTAGTAGTACCTGCGGCCGCAGAGCGGGCAGGTCTGCCTCGCGGCCATCGCCTTGTCCAGCGCGACTTCCTTCGCCAGCGTCATCGGCCGGACTTTCTTGGCGAGGTCGATGCGGAACAGCAGCGCCTTGTGCCGGCACTCGGTGCGCGGCTTGAACGAGCACTTCCGGCACTTCAGCTCCGCAGCCGGCCCGTGGCCGCCGGGGCGCAGACCCATCGCCCGCAGCTGGCGGCGTGTGGCGAGCTCCGCTTTCGGTGCCGTGTTCCAGTCGTACACCGGGATCCCGCCAGAGGTGCCGTTGCCGTACGGGTCGACGTCGACCAGGCCGCCGGCGACGTCGCTGGCCTTCCCGGCCGGGGCGGCCGCGGGCGCGGTCACCGTAAGCGGCGGGGCCAGGGCGCCGGGGTGCGGCGCGCGCGGTCGTTGAGGGCGGCGGCGGCCTTGCCGCGGTGCAGCTGCACGCGCAGGATCCGCGGCCGGGGCCGGCCGTCCTTGACGCGGCGGGTGCGGAAGGGCATCACGAAGTTCCCCCCGAGGGTGGTCAGCGGTTGACGACGGGCTTGTCGAGGTCGCGGTGGAAGACGTCGACCGGCCAGCCGTACGCGCGCACGGCGGCCGCGACCTGCTCAGCCACCACGGGGGCACGGTGCCGGCCGCCCGAGCAACCGGCCGCGATCGTCACGTCGAAGCCCTCGGTGAGCTCGAGGTGGGCGTGGAATGCGAGGCCGGTGATCTGGTCGGCGATGCCGGGGGTACGCAGCACGGTGTCGACCACCGCCTGGTCGCGGGCGGTCATCTCGCGCAGGGCCGGGTCGATGTGCGGGTCCTTGTATTCGCGCAGGTCGATGATGAGGTCGGCTTCGATGGGCGGTTCGGCGTGCAGGAAGCCGAAGCTGATGACGCACAGGCGCAGTTCGCGCTCGGACACGGTGTCCTCCTCAGCGATGAGCCGGGCTGTCCGGCCCCGTGGCCCGTCCCCGGCCCGCAGGCGCGCGGTACGGGGAGGGACCACGGGGCCGTCAGCGGCCGGTGCTGCGATGGACCGGGCGATGGAGGCGGGCGAACCTCCCGGTGATGCGGGCGACGGTGGCGGTGTTGCCGAGTAAGGAGGCGACGACGGCGACTGTCGCCAGGACCGGGATGTGGTGGGTGTGGAGCTGGACGGCGAAGGCGCCGGTCACGGCGAGGCCGGCGGTGAAGATGACAGCGCGGATCATGTGTTCCTCCTGGAGAAGGGGCATCGGTCGCAGGGCTGCGCGGGTGTACGCCGCGTGGGCTGGTGTGGGGGCCTGGCGGTACGTCAGGCTGGTGCCACCGCGAAATAAGGCGACGCAAGGTGAGCGAAGGGGGCGACGGCTATGGCGGTGGAATTCGAGTCCGTGATCGCGGACGGAGTGATCTGGCCCGCCTACACCGACGATGACGGCCGGTTGTTCATCGACGTCGACTACGAGGTCGACGTGCCGGTCGACCACGCGATCGTGGACGGTGTGATCTACCCGGCCTGGATCGACGACGACGGCCGCCTGCTGATCGACCTGGAGGGCTGACCGCCCCTGCTGCGAGCGGGGCGGTGTGGCCGGGCGGTCTGTCCCGCATCCGATCCGCCGCCCGTGCGGGCGGGGTTCGGATACGAGGCGGGCGGCCGGGTCACCGGTGGTGCGAGGTGTTGGCGCTGGCGTTGCTGGTGGTGGACTTCCCGAACCACCGGTTGTGGTTGGTCACGGTGGTGTGGGTCTCGTTGTGGATGTGTGTGCTCCCGCCGCTGCGGCCGGTGAGCTTGGCGAGCAGCAGCCCGGCGAGGATGACCGCCAGGGCGCTGCCGCCGGACAGCGCGCCGATACCGGCGGCGGCCTGGCCGATGCCCCAGCCGATGCCGGCCCCGGCGACTCCGGCACCGACGCCGGTCGCGGCGACCATCTGCGCGCGCGGATCGAGCAGCGGGACCGGGGCAAGGTCGCGGGGCTGCGCGGCGGGCATGACCTGCGTGTGCAGGTACCCGGCCGGGAGGCTGTCCTTGGGGACGCCGACGTAGCCGCTGCCGTGGGGCACGAAGACGATCTGTGCGCGCTCGCCGGACAGCTCCACCTGGCCCTGCAGGGGCGTGGCGTAGTGGACCAGGTCGGCGACCGGGGCCGGGTAGGCGGGGCCGGTCGGGGTGTGGGCGGTGGTGGTCTCGTACTCGTACACGGCGGTGGCCTTTCGGGGCGTGCCGCGTCCCCGCCGTGGCGGGGACGCGACGGACGGCGGGGAGTGGAGCGGAAGTTCAGCGGGCGGCTACAGCGAGGACACCCAGCCGGAGATCGACTCCAGGGTGTGGGTGATGCCGGGCGCGGCGCCGGTGGAGGCGATCGAGAAGCCGAACAGCGCGGTGGCGATGCCGGGCCACAGGCGCTGGTAGCCGAAGCGCCAGAGCAGGAAGATGATGATGCCGAGCAGGAGCGTGGCGGAGATCGTGATGACCACGGCGGGTGGCCTTTCGTGAGAAGGGCGGGCCGCCCGTGCGGCCCGCCGTCGACGTCCAGGGGTGGTCAGCCGCGCAGGTTGCTGAGGGTGTTGCGGACCGAGCCGAGCTTGACCTCGCGGCCGCCGTCGGCGTTGACGAGCTCCAGGACTTCCTTGGCGTCCAGGTGGTCGTCGTGGGCGTCCAGGACGGCCTGCACGCGGTCGGCGATGGTGCGGGACCGCTCGCGGGTGGCGGCGGGCATCGCCGCGGCGCGGGCCGGTGCGGATGATCCGGCCCGGCGACCGCCACCTCCACCGCCTCCACCTCCACCGCTGCCACCGGCGCCGGCGCCTTCCTCGCCTTCGTCCGGTTCGGGGAAGACCGCGGCGTAGGCCTCCTGGCCGTCCAGGCGGCCGGTGTAGGCCTCGCCGATCGCGTCCCATGCGGTCTGCTCGATCTCGGCGGGCTTGCCGTCGCCGTACAGGGCGAGGATTTCCGGGTCCAGGCCGTCGGTGGGGACCGGGGAGCCGGTGCGCCAGAACCGCATCCGGGAGCTGGGGTAGCGGCCGTTGACGAGGTAGCCGGTGCCCTGGGTGCCGGGCAGGTCTTCGTCGTCGACGTCCTCGTCGAACTGGCTGCGCAGGTCGACCTGGCCGGCGTACTTCGGAATGGGTGCGAGGGCCTGCCCGGCGGGTAGCAGACCGTCGGTGACCAGCTGCCGCATCATGCTGGACGTCCAGCGGAGCAGGACGACTTCGCCCTCCTTGAGCATGGATCGCAGGGTGTCGGAGCCGCCCATCTCCTCGAGGTGGCCAGCCTGCGCGAACAGTGCGATGCCGATGCCCAGCGAGCGGCCGGTGCGGCCGATGTCCTTGATGTAGAAGGTGGCCTCGTTGCGGAACGGGGCGCCCTTCTCCAGCAGCCGGTTGGCTTCGTCGATGACCTGGAAGACCAGCGGGTCGGGGCGGTCGCGCAGGAACTTGGAGCGGCCCATCGCGGCGTAGCGCTCCTGGCGCTCCTGCATGAGCGTCCAGGTGGTGTGGAGCTGCGCCATGGTGCCCTCTTGGGTGGTCACCCGCCAGCCGGTGTTGCCGTCGGCCCCGGACTCGGTCTGGCCGAAGGCTTCGGGTGCGGACTGGCCGCCCTTGAGGTCGGCGTAGTTGACCGCGATCCCGGCGCGCTTCATCGCGGCGAGGATGATCTGCCCGGCCGTGGACTTGCCGGCGCCGGTCGTGCCGAACAGCAGCAGCCGCTGCGCCGACCCGGAACTGGGGTCGTACAGGCGCAGTAAAGCGGGGCGGCCGTTGTGGTAGCGGCCGACCCAGATGCGGCCGCGGGCGTCCATGAGCAGCTGCTCGGGGTCGTTCAGCAGCACTTCGGCCAGCGGGTCGTCGGGGTAGATCGTCACCAGCGCCTTGGACGCGCCGTTCGTCTCGATCGCCAGGCGGTTGACGTCCTTGATGCCGAGCGCGTCGGCCAGGCGCATCGGGTGGTACTGGATGAGGTCGCCGGGCGGCGCCTCGACGGTGAGTTCGTAGATGGTGCGGCCGGTGGTCATTGGCTTCCTTCCTTGTCGAACGTGATGCCGCCGTCCGAGCTGACGTCGACGGTGCGGATCGAGGTGATGACGGTCCCGGGCATCCCCTTGGGGGCGATGTGCTGGGTCCAGCGCTCGAACAGGTCGCCGCTGTCGGCGGCGGCCTGGCCGACGGTCAGGCGGCGCTCATCGGCGCCGCGGCCGGGCACCGGGGAGACGGTGATCTCTTCCTCCGGCCAGTGCAGCAGCGCGGACAGGTGCGGGATCGAGATCACCGGCACCGGGGTGCCGTCGACGGTGGTCCGGATGATCGCGCGCAGCGCCTTGGGGCCGGTCTGCTCGACGTCGACCAGCGCGGTGCCGGGGGCGACGCCGCCCTCGACGGCGACGCGCTGCGCCCACCACGCGGTCATCGGGTGCTGCACTCCGGCCTGCCCGGCCGCGGCGGCGGCCTCGCGGGCGGCGCGGATCGCTTCCTCGGTCAGGTGCGGTTCGCGGCCGGCCAGGATGCGGGCGGTGCGGGCGGGGCGCAGCCACCACACGGCGGCCGCCCACGCGGCGTCGGCGACCAGCTGCCACCAGGTCGGGCCGTGGATGGCCCGCTCCACCGTGGCGATGACGCCCATGGTGATCGACGGGGTCAGGTACAGGGCGGCCGCGGTGTCGCGGACCCGGCCGGGGGGCAGGGTCCAGGCCCACAGCGCGCCGTAGGCGGCAGTGCCGATCGCGGCCAGGCCGGTGAAGGGGAACGGGTCGGGCATGAACGCGCCCGCCGTCAGCGCGGTGGCGCCGGCCAGCGTGGCGAGGCGGCCGACGCGGTCGCGGGCGACGGCGATGTGTCCGCGGATGTGTGCGAGGGGGATCACGGGCGTTGCTCCTCACGGGGGTTGGGCAGCGCGAAGGGCGGCAGGCCCGGTGGGTCTGCCGCCCTTCGGCGTGCTGCTGGTCAGCGGTTGCTGTAGAACTCGCGGTCGGCCATCTCGGCGTCCATCGCGTCGGCCGCGGCGGCGACGGTGCCGTAGTCGGCCTGGTGCGCCTCGGCGGCCTGCTCGAACAGGGTGCTGAGTTCGTCCAGTTCGTTGGCCATCGCTTCGGCCTCTTCAAGGACGGACCGCATGGTGGTCGCGGCGTCGCGGTGCTCGCCGACGGTGTCCTTGTCGACGTTGAGCGCGGCGGCCTGGTCGGCGAGCCGGTCGACGGATGCGGAGCAGTCCTCCACGTACTTGTACGTGGCGCGGACCTGCGCGGAGACGTGGGCGAGCTGCGCGCCGGCGGTGGTGAGCTGCACCAGGACGACGCCGTACCGGACGCCACTGGCGATGACGCTGCCGGCGGCCTGGATGACTCCGGCGGTGCGGGGGACCAGATCGGACACGGGGGTGTCCCTCCTACTCGTTGTGGTAGTCGCGCTCGGCCGGGGCGGTGTGCCCGGCGTCGCGGACCGCGTCGGCCAGCGGCTTGTGTCGCACGGCGGCCTTCTGGCCGGCCGACGCGATGGCCTCCGAGGCGGCCGGGATCGTCTCCGCCACCGCCTCCGCCCGGGCCTTGACGGTGCCGGCCTTCTCGAACAGCAGCAGGACCAGGCCCTCCAGTACGCCGGGGACCTTGAGGTCCTGGATCTTGGCGTGCAGGGCCTCCAGGCGGTTCATCAGGACCTCGCAGTCCTCGGCTGCCTGCCGGGCGTCGTCGGCGCCCTGCATGATCTCTTCGGCCATGTCCTCGTCGGACTCGATGACGTCGTAGATCGTCAGGTCGGCGTCGGCGTACTGGGTGTTCGGTGCGCCCATGGGCCGTGCTCCTCTCGTTGGTGCTGCGGCGGCCGGCAGGCCCGGCCGGGCCCGCGGGATCACGCGGGCGGGGCGGGCCGGCCTGCCGGGCTCGCCGTCCGCGCGTTCGACGGTGTAGGTGGCCGGTTCGGTGTAGCCCCAGCCCGGTGGCGGCCCGAATCCCGGCCCGCCACCGGCGGTGCTGGCACCGCCCGGACCGGTCGGCCCGGACGCGCCGGTCGACGTCCCGGCCGCGCCGGAACCGCCAGGGGAACTGGCGGGACCCGGCGGGGCACCGCCTGGTCCCGGTCCGGCGCCGGCCCCTGCGGTCGGCGTTGGGGGAGCGGTGCCCGGCCCTGGCGGCGGCCCCGCAGGACCACCGCCGGCCGAACCGGCCCCCGCGCCCGCCCTCGGCTTGCGCTTCTTGGTCAGGTCGACCTTGTACGCAGCCGCGGGCCTGGGCTTCTTGGTCAGGTCGACCTTCGGCCCGGGAGCTGCTGCCGCCGCCGGGGCGTCCGGCTTGGCGGGCTTGTTCGGCCAGTTGGTGATGTAGTCCGCGGCCCGTGCCCGCAGCGCGCCGCGGATGGTGTCGGGTCGCTTGGGTGTCTTGGTCAGCGACACGCCCGTCGTGCCGCCCTTGGCGGCGACCGGCTCCCAGGAGCCGGTGCTGATCCGGTCGGCGACCCGGTTGCGGACCGCGCCGCGGACCGTGTCCGGACCCTTGAGCGGCTTGTTGGCTGCCGGGGTTCGAGGGGACTTGCCGGGGGTGACGGAACCGCCGGCGGGCTGCCACGAACCGGAGGTGATCCGGTCGGCGACCCGGCCCCGGGCGGCGGCCCGGATTCCGCCCGGGGAGCCGCTGCGGTCCGGGCGGGACGGGGCGGTCTGGCGAGGCGCCGGGCCGTTGCGGATGCGGTCCGCGGCGCGGTCCCGAACGGCCCCTGAAACGCCGGAATTCCGGCCCCCGAGGCCATTTTTGACGCCGCTCGTACCGGACGCCCCCAGGGGGGTTCTGCGACTATCGGCGGCCCCGCCCCGGCCCAGCGTGCCTCCAGCGCCCGAACGGCCGCCAGAGGCCCCGCCAGGGGCCGTGTTGCGGCTGCCGGGGCCGGTGCCGCCCGGTGTCCTGCCGGGTGTCGCACCGGAACGGAAGGTGGCCGGAGTGTTGTTCCGGGCGGAATTCATCCGACCGCCGGAACCGCCTCCCATACCGCCGGAATTACGCACCTGATGCCGTCCGAATTCAGCTCCGGACTGCATACGCGGGCGAATGCCGCCCGCTCCGGTATTCGCTCTTCCATTGGCCCGGTCGGCGATTGTCCGGTGGTGCTCCTGGCGGGCGCGGAAATACGCGGCGACGTGGTAGGCGCCGCGCAGGGCGGCTACCGCGACCCCGGCCATCATGACCGTGGACATCACGCCGACGCCGTGCGCGGAACTGCCGGAATCGTCGGTGATTCCCGGCTGGTGATTGCCCGCATCGTCCTGTGTCGCGGCGGAGATGTCG is a window of Streptomyces sp. ITFR-21 DNA encoding:
- a CDS encoding RRQRL motif-containing zinc-binding protein — its product is MTAPAAAPAGKASDVAGGLVDVDPYGNGTSGGIPVYDWNTAPKAELATRRQLRAMGLRPGGHGPAAELKCRKCSFKPRTECRHKALLFRIDLAKKVRPMTLAKEVALDKAMAARQTCPLCGRRYYYCLPLRTLGMCVPCHDDVPADPTHYTLPRTGHHLAA
- a CDS encoding RapZ C-terminal domain-containing protein, producing MSERELRLCVISFGFLHAEPPIEADLIIDLREYKDPHIDPALREMTARDQAVVDTVLRTPGIADQITGLAFHAHLELTEGFDVTIAAGCSGGRHRAPVVAEQVAAAVRAYGWPVDVFHRDLDKPVVNR
- a CDS encoding transfer protein, with translation MTTGRTIYELTVEAPPGDLIQYHPMRLADALGIKDVNRLAIETNGASKALVTIYPDDPLAEVLLNDPEQLLMDARGRIWVGRYHNGRPALLRLYDPSSGSAQRLLLFGTTGAGKSTAGQIILAAMKRAGIAVNYADLKGGQSAPEAFGQTESGADGNTGWRVTTQEGTMAQLHTTWTLMQERQERYAAMGRSKFLRDRPDPLVFQVIDEANRLLEKGAPFRNEATFYIKDIGRTGRSLGIGIALFAQAGHLEEMGGSDTLRSMLKEGEVVLLRWTSSMMRQLVTDGLLPAGQALAPIPKYAGQVDLRSQFDEDVDDEDLPGTQGTGYLVNGRYPSSRMRFWRTGSPVPTDGLDPEILALYGDGKPAEIEQTAWDAIGEAYTGRLDGQEAYAAVFPEPDEGEEGAGAGGSGGGGGGGGGGRRAGSSAPARAAAMPAATRERSRTIADRVQAVLDAHDDHLDAKEVLELVNADGGREVKLGSVRNTLSNLRG